One region of Eupeodes corollae chromosome 1, idEupCoro1.1, whole genome shotgun sequence genomic DNA includes:
- the LOC129938847 gene encoding lipid storage droplets surface-binding protein 1 isoform X1: protein MANIQLQSAMKLHLESVDRIGSIPIVENSIKRAEYIYNQVKNNNRLFNWYFETAEATIFAALESVQPAVKLFEAPLKRLDGMMCKSLDILEQHMPLVYLPPEMMYWNTREYMSDHLVRPVLKRADSVKQMGQAVLENPLAEYAADRIDGAFTVADMYVDKYLTVDAEQDQVDGVIIILATNEQNEALKDSNEKIAIKAIHHGQRFSRKLKRRLTQRTLLEARALKKQSKEAIHVLLYAAELIATDPKMALQKARELWSYLSEDEPENQARPNTMEQLIVLLTRESARRIVHLINFTTGVAQTIPRSVVHSSAVLLHQIILLNDQLIKVTKLDKVKDLTKEEAENLITKSLTFYGNLSNLTSSYLERVAIFLSGRIEAEKISTNTISTPRRRIQPRQNDTPTHNNINGIY, encoded by the exons ATGG caAACATACAGTTGCAAAGTGCAATGAAATTGCACTTGGAATCTGTGGATCGTATTGGAAGCATTCCAATTGTCGAAAACAGTATCAAACGAGCCGAATACATTTATAACCAAGTTAAAAACAACAATCGATTATTTAACTGGTATTTCGAAACAGCTGAAGCTACCATTTTTGCCGCCCTTGAATCAGTACAGCCGGCTGTTAAGCTTTTTGAGGCACCTCTTAAGCGCTTGGATGGAATGATGTGCAAAAGCTTGGACATTTTAGAACAACACATGCCTTTGGTGTATTTGCCTCCAGAAATG ATGTACTGGAACACTCGAGAATACATGTCCGATCATTTGGTGAGGCCAGTTCTGAAACGAGCCGATTCGGTTAAGCAAATGGGACAGGCCGTTCTCGAAAATCCCCTTGCTGAGTACGCTGCTGATCGTATAGATGGCGCATTTACTGTTGCGGATATGTATGTTGACAAGTATTTGACAGTTGATGCAGAACAAGATCAAGTTGATG GGGTCATTATTATTTTAGCAACAAACGAACAAAACGAAGCATTGAAAGATTCAAAcgaaaaaattgcaattaagGCAATACATCATGGTCAAAGGTTCTCAAGAAAGCTTAAGCGACGTCTGACTCAGCGTACATTACTTGAAGCTAGAGCTTTGAAGAAACAGAGCAAGGAAGCAATACATGTGCTTTTATATGCCGCTGAATTG ATTGCAACTGATCCTAAAATGGCTCTGCAAAAGGCCCGTGAACTCTGGAGTTATCTTAGCGAAGATGAGCCTGAAAATCAAGCTCGCCCCAATACTATGGAACAGTTGATTGTACTTCTAACGAGGGAATCAGCTCGCCGAATAGTTCATTTGATAAACTTTACTACCGGAGTTGCACAAACTATTCCAAG ATCAGTTGTTCATTCTTCAGCTGTGTTGCTTCACCAAATAATCCTACTTAATGATCAGCTTATCAAG GTTACAAAATTGGACAAAGTCAAAGACCTTACTAAAGAAGAAGCCGAAAACCTTATCACCAAGTCATTGACCTTCTATggaaatttgtcaaatttaacatCCAGCTATCTT gaacGTGTTGCAATCTTTCTTTCGGGCCGAATTGAAgctgaaaaaatttcaacaaacactATTAGTACTCCAAGAAGAAGAATACAACCTCGACAAAATGATACACCAACTCATAATAACATTAATGGGATCTACTGA
- the LOC129942500 gene encoding putative nuclease HARBI1, translating to MSKNSAYIVLEQIRSQIENATKWNHSISAETKLLLTLRLYASGSLLITAGDFCGVSKSSATRICKIVSHHIARLQEKYIKFPATPEEKFEVVNGFYQFARLSRLIAALDCTHVRIHSPGGANGEIFQNRKGYFSFNVQTMCDSKLKIMDIVARWPGSSHDSTIFNNSRICARFENGDFGNHLIVADSGYQCRRYMMTPLRNCNNPQETLYNESQIRTRNCVERSYGVWKRRFPILSTGIKVKLTTIQSIIVATAVLHNICCKNNEADPPAADNSINEAMNNGYDSERTSNSQNENTSVRSSLVNDYFRSLLG from the exons ATGTCGAAGAATTCAGCCTACATTGTTTTGGAGCAAATCCGATCCCAAATTGAAAATGCAACTAAATG GAACCATTCAATATCTGCCGAAACCAAGCTTTTATTAACCTTGCGCTTGTATGCCAGTGGATCACTCCTCATAACTGCGGGAGACTTTTGTGGTGTTTCTAAATCATCCGCTACCAGAATTTGTAAGATAGTCTCTCATCATATTGCTCGACTTCAAGAGAAATACATAAAGTTCCCTGCGACACCTGAGGAAAAGTTTGAAGTTGTAAATGGATTTTACCAATTTGCAAGGTTATCTCGCCTTATAGCTGCTTTAGATTGTACACATGTACGGATTCATTCCCCAG GAGGTGCGAATGGCGAAATATTTCAGAATCGAAAAGGCTATTTTTCTTTCAACGTGCAGACCATGTgtgactcaaaattaaaaataatggacATCGTTGCAAGGTGGCCTGGATCGAGTCATGATtccacaatttttaataattctagaATCTGTGCTAGATTTGAAAATGGAGATTTTGGAAACCATCTCATAGTTGCTGACAGTGGCTACCAATGCAGGCGCTATATGATGACCCCATTACGTAATTGTAACAATCCTCAAGAAACATTGTATAACGAATCTCAGATTAGAACAAGAAATTGTGTTGAACGCTCGTATGGAGTATGGAAAAGAAGGTTTCCTATATTATCAACAGgaataaaagtaaaactaaCAACAATTCAGAGCATCATTGTTGCAACAGCTGTTCTGCACAACATTTGCTGTAAAAATAACGAAGCTGATCCTCCAGCGGCGGACAATTCAATTAATGAAGCAATGAATAATGGCTATGATAGTGAAAGAACTTCGAACtctcaaaatgaaaatacatcTGTGCGAAGTTCGCTTGTTAATGACTATTTCCGAAGTCTTTTAGGTTAA
- the LOC129938847 gene encoding lipid storage droplets surface-binding protein 1 isoform X2, whose translation MANIQLQSAMKLHLESVDRIGSIPIVENSIKRAEYIYNQVKNNNRLFNWYFETAEATIFAALESVQPAVKLFEAPLKRLDGMMCKSLDILEQHMPLVYLPPEMMYWNTREYMSDHLVRPVLKRADSVKQMGQAVLENPLAEYAADRIDGAFTVADMYVDKYLTVDAEQDQVDATNEQNEALKDSNEKIAIKAIHHGQRFSRKLKRRLTQRTLLEARALKKQSKEAIHVLLYAAELIATDPKMALQKARELWSYLSEDEPENQARPNTMEQLIVLLTRESARRIVHLINFTTGVAQTIPRSVVHSSAVLLHQIILLNDQLIKVTKLDKVKDLTKEEAENLITKSLTFYGNLSNLTSSYLERVAIFLSGRIEAEKISTNTISTPRRRIQPRQNDTPTHNNINGIY comes from the exons ATGG caAACATACAGTTGCAAAGTGCAATGAAATTGCACTTGGAATCTGTGGATCGTATTGGAAGCATTCCAATTGTCGAAAACAGTATCAAACGAGCCGAATACATTTATAACCAAGTTAAAAACAACAATCGATTATTTAACTGGTATTTCGAAACAGCTGAAGCTACCATTTTTGCCGCCCTTGAATCAGTACAGCCGGCTGTTAAGCTTTTTGAGGCACCTCTTAAGCGCTTGGATGGAATGATGTGCAAAAGCTTGGACATTTTAGAACAACACATGCCTTTGGTGTATTTGCCTCCAGAAATG ATGTACTGGAACACTCGAGAATACATGTCCGATCATTTGGTGAGGCCAGTTCTGAAACGAGCCGATTCGGTTAAGCAAATGGGACAGGCCGTTCTCGAAAATCCCCTTGCTGAGTACGCTGCTGATCGTATAGATGGCGCATTTACTGTTGCGGATATGTATGTTGACAAGTATTTGACAGTTGATGCAGAACAAGATCAAGTTGATG CAACAAACGAACAAAACGAAGCATTGAAAGATTCAAAcgaaaaaattgcaattaagGCAATACATCATGGTCAAAGGTTCTCAAGAAAGCTTAAGCGACGTCTGACTCAGCGTACATTACTTGAAGCTAGAGCTTTGAAGAAACAGAGCAAGGAAGCAATACATGTGCTTTTATATGCCGCTGAATTG ATTGCAACTGATCCTAAAATGGCTCTGCAAAAGGCCCGTGAACTCTGGAGTTATCTTAGCGAAGATGAGCCTGAAAATCAAGCTCGCCCCAATACTATGGAACAGTTGATTGTACTTCTAACGAGGGAATCAGCTCGCCGAATAGTTCATTTGATAAACTTTACTACCGGAGTTGCACAAACTATTCCAAG ATCAGTTGTTCATTCTTCAGCTGTGTTGCTTCACCAAATAATCCTACTTAATGATCAGCTTATCAAG GTTACAAAATTGGACAAAGTCAAAGACCTTACTAAAGAAGAAGCCGAAAACCTTATCACCAAGTCATTGACCTTCTATggaaatttgtcaaatttaacatCCAGCTATCTT gaacGTGTTGCAATCTTTCTTTCGGGCCGAATTGAAgctgaaaaaatttcaacaaacactATTAGTACTCCAAGAAGAAGAATACAACCTCGACAAAATGATACACCAACTCATAATAACATTAATGGGATCTACTGA
- the LOC129940376 gene encoding uncharacterized protein LOC129940376 has product MKNKHIIENKKTDRIHWTEKTAAWESIANEFNSKSGSHYRSSIVLKTKYENLKKRTKQNFASEKRKLYQTGGGPQEINTDVLDKSILDLLGDQAQGLPSVYDSDILKPKNAIENEKHEETLIEQPEVKENQSPGSVNLTNDAKTKNIYASRKSQFLLLGKEI; this is encoded by the exons atgaaaaacaaacacataattgaaaacaaaaaaacggatCGCATTCATTGGACAGAAAAAACAGCGGCATGGGAGTCCATTGCAAACGAATTTAATTCAAAGAGTGGCTCCCATTACCGATCATCGATTGTGTTGaagacaaaatatgaaaatttaaaaaaaagaacaaaacaaaattttgcttcCGAAAAGCGAAAGCTTTACCAAACTGGTGGTGGTCCTCAGGAAATAAATACTGATGTGTTAGACAAGTCGATTCTGGACCTTCTTGGTGACCAGGCCCAAGGACTACCATCAGTTTATGACAGtgacattttaaaaccaaaaa atgctatcgaaaatgaaaaacacgAAGAAACTCTGATTGAGCAGCCCGAAGTGAAAGAAAACCAGAGCCCTGGTTCAGTAAATTTGACAaacgatgccaaaactaaaaacatataTGCTTCAAGAAAATCACAGTTCTTACTGCTCGGAAAAGAAATTTAA